Proteins from a single region of Haloplanus sp. GDY1:
- a CDS encoding AAA family ATPase, translated as MDVGAAAAVCEDIVDRVGEAVVADRGFLETVLTGMLARGHVLVEDVPGTGKTLTAIALADALGLGFKRIQFTPDLLPGDITGTNVYDEHEGAFRFQRGPVFANVVLADEINRAPPKTQSALLEAMDEGQVSVDGDTHSLPDPFFVVATQNPVEQEGTFSLPEAQRDRFVVKASMGYPDRAGELELLDRRSNRTTTKPSVSAAVDADRVTALREVPERVTVSAAVRGYLVDVARATREDSRVEVGVSPRGIQRFFEAARARAVVAGRSYVAPDDVKAIAPAVLTHRLVLTSEATVRGTDPRAVVESVLDAVEVPAATAD; from the coding sequence ATGGACGTCGGCGCGGCGGCCGCGGTCTGTGAGGACATCGTCGACCGGGTCGGCGAGGCCGTCGTCGCCGACCGCGGGTTCCTGGAGACGGTACTGACCGGGATGCTCGCCCGCGGGCACGTCCTCGTCGAGGACGTCCCGGGGACGGGCAAGACGCTCACGGCCATCGCTCTGGCCGACGCCCTGGGGCTCGGATTCAAGCGCATCCAGTTCACGCCCGACCTCCTGCCCGGCGACATCACGGGCACGAACGTCTACGACGAACACGAGGGCGCGTTTCGGTTCCAGCGCGGCCCCGTGTTCGCGAACGTCGTCCTCGCTGACGAGATCAACCGCGCCCCGCCGAAGACCCAGTCGGCGCTCCTGGAGGCGATGGACGAGGGACAGGTGTCCGTCGACGGGGACACCCACTCGCTCCCCGACCCCTTCTTCGTCGTCGCCACCCAGAACCCCGTCGAACAGGAGGGGACCTTCTCCCTGCCGGAGGCACAGCGCGACCGCTTCGTCGTCAAGGCGTCGATGGGGTATCCCGACCGCGCGGGCGAACTCGAACTCCTCGACCGCCGGAGCAACCGCACGACGACGAAGCCGAGCGTCTCGGCCGCCGTCGACGCCGATCGGGTGACCGCCCTCCGGGAGGTCCCCGAGCGCGTGACGGTGAGCGCCGCGGTCAGGGGGTACCTCGTCGACGTGGCTCGGGCGACGCGCGAGGACTCCCGGGTCGAGGTGGGCGTCTCGCCGCGCGGCATCCAGCGGTTCTTCGAGGCCGCCCGCGCCCGGGCGGTGGTCGCCGGCCGGTCGTACGTCGCCCCGGACGACGTGAAGGCGATCGCGCCCGCGGTGTTGACCCACCGGCTGGTGTTGACCTCGGAGGCGACCGTCCGCGGGACCGACCCCCGGGCGGTCGTCGAGAGCGTCCTCGACGCCGTCGAGGTGCCGGCGGCGACGGCCGACTAA